The Haloprofundus salinisoli region GATGACGGATTCACGAACGAACGCGCTCCGAGAGACGGTCGAGTCCGGCGGCGTCGCTCTCGGCGTGCTCGACAGCCTGTACAGCCCCGACGTGGTCGAACTCTGCGGCGACCTCGGCGTCGACTTCGTCTGGCAGGACCTCGAACACGCCGGACCGAGTCCGTGGGACGCGACGACGCTGTCGAACCTCCTCCGCGCCGCCGACGCGACGGACACCGAGCTACTGGTTCGCATCCCCGTCACCGAACCCGCGCTGATGCGGAAGGTGCTGGATGCGGGCGTCCGCAACGTGTTCCTCTCGCGGGTCCAGTCGGCGGCGGAGCTCCGCGAGACGGTCCGCGCCGCGCGCTTCGAGTACGACGGCGAACCCGGCCAACGTGGACTGGCCGCGCCGCGGGCGAGTCGCTGGGGCCTCGCCGACGACTACCCGGCGACCGAGGACGAGGAGATTTTCGTCGGCGTGACCGTCGAGAACCAGCGGGCGGTCGACGAGATCGACGAGATCCTCTCGGTGCCGGAGCTGGGGTTCGTCTTCGTCGGCCCCTACGACCTCTCGGTCGACACCGGCCACCCAGGCGAAGTCGACCACGAGGAGGTGCAGGCGCGCGTCGAGACGATTCGAGACGCGACGCTGGACAGCGACGTCGCGCTCGGCGGCCTCGGCTTCGGGATGGACGACGTGAACGACAAAGTCGACCAGGGGTACCAGATTCTCAACGTCGGCAGCACAATGGCCGGCGTCTCGGAGATGGTGTCGTCTCGACTCGACGCGTTCGAGGGCGAGCGGTAACCTCGATTCGGCCGCGAGTTACTCCTCGTCGGCCAACTGGTCGGCCAGTCCCCACTGTTCGGCGCGCGCTTCGGCTTCCGCCCGCGCCTGCTCGCGAATCGCGTCGAGTTTCGCCTCGTCTTCGAGGAACGCCTCCACCGCGCTCGCGCCGCTCTCGCTCCGTTGCAGCCACTCGTCGGGTGCGGCGTCGCGGGTCCGCTCGGCGAGGTCGGGAGCGTCCGCCAGCGTCTCCGCGGGCGACCCCGGCGGCACCCGTAGCTCGTCGGTTCCGTGGGCCTCCGAGAGCGCCGATGCCGGCAGTTCGAAGGCGTCGACGCGAAACGGGCCGGGGACCGCGAGGTCGACGAGGGCGTCCGTGCCGCCGCGGTCCGTCTCGACGCTGTACGCCAACACGGGGACGCCCGCATCGAACGTGAGAACGCCGCGCGTCTCGCCGCCGAGCAGCAACGCGTCCTGCGGTTCGAGAACGAGATAGCCGGTCAGCTCGCGCGTCAACGCCGCCGACAGCGCCTCGTCCGCGTCGGTGACGACCCGGGACCGAACGAGGTTACCGCGGGGGATGGAGAACCGGTCGTCCGAAAGGTCGCCCAGCGCGTTCATGGCGTGTCGGGGACGACGGCGCTGCGGAAGCGGTCCGCCACGTCACCTTCGTCGCCCGCACGAACGTCGATTCGGTCGGCGGCGGCGCGGTAGGCGGCCGCCGGTGTCGACTCCGGCGCGTGTGCCAGGAGGGGTTCACCCGCGCGTCTGGCCGCGCGAACCACGTCGCTGTCGGGCACCGTCGCGAGCGTCTCGCCGCCGAAGTACTCGCCCGCTCGGTCGACGATACGGTCGATTCCCGCCTCGTCGTGAACTTTGTTGAACAGCACGCCCGCCGTCTCGGTTCCGTACGAGCGGGCGTACTCCTGTACCTTCAGGCCGTCCGAGAGCGCCGGCACCGTCGGCTGGAGGACGACGACGATACGGTCGGCGAGGACGATGGGGAGAACGGCGCTCTTGGACCCGAGCGCCGCGGGCGAGTCCAGAAGCAGCACGTCGGTGTCGGCGGCGAGGTCCGCGACGACGTCCCGAAGGCGCGCGGGGTCGGCCGCCTCGAACGCCGCGAGACTCGTCCCGCAGGGGACGACCGACATTCCGAACCGCTCGTACGTCGCCTCCGAGACTCCGGTTCCGGTCTCCTCGACCAACAGGTCGTGCAGCGTCACCTCCACGTCGTCGAGACCGGCGTGAAACAGCAGGTTCGCCATCCCCGTGTCGGCGTCGACGACGGTGACGTCGTATTCTGCGGCGAGCGCCATCCCCAGCGCGAGCGTGCTCGTCGTCTTGCCGGTGCCGCCTTTCCCGCTGGCGACGGCGAACGCCTCGACCATGGATTTCGTTAGCTTCCTTTCCTAATTTAAATTCTCCGTCTCCCTCCGCAGTTCGAGTTGGGTCGACGCGGGAGCGGCGCCGCCCGAACGCCTATTTCGCCGTCTATCGAACGTAGTTCCATGGCCGCTGCGAGAACAGCCGACCGGAGTCGCCGCATCACCGTCGCGACCGCAACCACAACGGCACTGCTCGTCGGAGTGACCGCCTTCTGGCTGTGGCGCGAGCACGCACCGCTGTCGCGTCACGTTCGCCGAAGAAAACGCACGTCGTCGCGGGGCTCTCCTCGACGACAGTCACTCACACCGCCGTTCTGAACTGGTGACAGCGAATCGCACAGTCGGTGGCGGCGGGGTAATCTTTTCCTGATACGGCGTCACACGTACACGTGATGACAGACGACACGGAACCGAGCGCCGTCGTCCGCGTCTGCGTCGGGAACGCGACAGACGGGGCGAGAGCTACAGCGGACGCCGCACGGGCGTCCGCGGGCGACGCGCGAGTCGTCGAAGTCGGCCCGTCCGGGATCGCCGGCGACGCGCCGCTCGTACTGGTGACTGAAGGGGGTGAGACGACGTTCTACTACGACTGCGGACCGGACCGGGCGACGCGCGTCGTCGAGTCGCTCGAAGACGGCGAACTCGAATCGGGGGAGGCGACGGTCGAACACGAGAGAGAGTCGAAGACGCTGCCGGTTCCCGAGATCGGGCCGTTGACGGTCGGGGCCCGGCGCGTCCTCGGGCGCTGCGGGTGGGTCGACCCCATCGACGCCGACGCGAACGGGGAGTGGGCGTCCGACGTGGTCGACGACGACGCCGACGCCGCGATGGAACGCGTTCGAGACGTCGGCCTCCTGGGTCGGGGGCGGGGCGACGCGACGCCGGACGACCCCGTGGCGAGCGAGTGGGACGCCGCCCGCGAGACGGCGGGCGACCCGGTGCTCGTCGTCAACGCGAACGAGAGCGACCGACGAAACGACACCGACCGGACACTCGTCGAGGGCGACCCCGTCGCGGTGCTCGACGGTGCGTTGGCCGTCGCCGAACTGGCGGGCGTCGATACCGGAGATATCGTCGTCTACCTCAACGAGGCCGACGCGCTGGCGGGCGACCGGATGCGCGCGGCCGTCGAGTCGCTGGCCGACGCGCGTGACCTCGACGAGAAACCGCAGGTCGTCGGTGGTCCCGACAAGTACATCGCGGGCGAACCGACGATGGCGCTGGAAGCACTGGAGGGCAACGACCGACTGGAGGCGCGACTACGACCGCCTTCGCCCGCGAAACACGGTCTCTACGGTCGCCCGACGCTGATTCACACGCCCCGCACGCTCGCGCAGGTCCGCGAACTGCTGCTCCGTCCCGAAACGTTCGACGCCGACGACGCCGACCCCGGAACCCGTCTCGTGACCGTCACCGGCGACGTGGACGCGCCCGCGACGGTCGAACTCTCGACCGGCGGGTCGCTGTCGGCGGTTCGAGCGGCCGTCGAGTTCGACGGTCCGCTGAAGATGGCCTGCGTCGGCGGGCAGTTCGGTGGCTTCACGCGCACGCTCGACCACGCGCCGAGCGCCCCCGCGCTCGCGGGCGCGGAACTCGGCACGGAGGGCGTCGTCGAACTGTTCGACGACTCCCACTGCGCGGTGGCGACGGCGGGCGGGCGCTCCCGGTTCGCCCGCGACGAGAACTGCGGCCGGTGCGTCCCCTGCCGCGAGGGGTCGAAGCAACTTTTGAACAAACTGCGCGGCGTCTACGACGGCGAGTTCGACGACGACGGCCTGCGGGAGTTGACGCGGGTGATGCGCGGGTCGAGCACCTGCGCGTTCGGCTCGTCGGCCGCGCGCACCGTCACGACGGCGATGAATCAGTTCGAGACCGAGTTCCGCGCGCACGCCGACGGTCGTTGTCCGAGCGGCGCGTGCGAGGAGGCCTGAGATGAGCACCGATAATCCGGAAGATATGAGCAGCGAACCGAGCAGACCGGGGCCGGTCGACTCCGCCCCCGCCGAATCGCTCCCGGGCGTCCCGCGGATCGACGACCCGCGACCCAGCACGCCGCTGACCGAGGATTTCGTCACCGGCACCGCCAACGACCCCGAGGTCGGCTCCGAGGGGACGGAACTGACCACCGTCACCGTCGACGGTGAACCCATCGCTTTACCGCCGGGGTCGACGCTCCTCGACGCTGTCGAAGCGCTCGACACCGAGAGCGACGTCCCGGCGCTGTGCCACTACGACCGCGACACCGAACAGGGCGAGAACGTCGGCCCCCGCTCGGAGTGTCGGACCTGCATGGTCGACACCGACGAGCACGGCCTCGTTCCGTCGTGCAGTTTCCCCGCAGAGGACGGCCTGACGGTCCGGACCGACGCTGCAGAGGCCGAGGAGGCGCGGGACGTGAACCTCGACCTCGTGCTGTCGAACCACAATCTCCGATGTACGACCTGCGGACAGAACGGCCGCTGCGAGCTGCAGGACGCCTCCATCGACAACGGCGTCAACGAACCGCGATACGGCGTCCTCGACGACCGAGACGAGTACGTCCCGCTCGACGACACCTCGTCGGTCATCCAGATCGACCGCAACAAGTGCATCCTCTGTAACCGCTGCGTCGAGGCCTGCAACGACGTGCAGGTCGAGGGCGTCCTCCGGATGGAGGGGCAGGGACCGGAGATGCGAATCGGCTTCCAGAGCGACGCCGAGACGATGGGCGACTCGACCTGCGTCTCCTGCGGCCACTGCGCGACGGTCTGTCCGACGGGGTCGCTCGTCGAGAAGGGACTCGTCGACGCGACGACGCTCCCGCTTCCCGGCTTCACCCAGAAGAACTCCATCGGGAAGGTCATCGAACACGAGGCCGCGGAGACGGCGGACACGTCGCCGTCGCCGAACCGCCGCGTCCCCGGCGAGTTCGAGGAGCTCGACGACGGAACGGACGCGGAGATCGCCGAGAAGTCCGGCGTCGCCCGCTTCATGGCGAAGGCCAAGCAGCGCGCGCAGTCGGCGGCGAGCCGCGTCGCCGACGAGTCGGTAAAGCGGGTCGAACACGCCGCGGAGTCCGCCGCCGAGGAGTCGCTCACCATCGGTCAAATGTTCGACGCCGCGACGGTCGTCAGCACCGGTCGGATGCAGCGCGTCACGAAGGCCGAGACGACCTGCCAGTACTGCGCCGTCGGCTGCCGGTTCGAGCTGTACGGCAAGGACGGCGAGGTGCTCGGCGTTCGCCCCGCCGACTCGGAGGCCGCCCCGGCCAACGACTTCTCGACCTGCGTCAAGGGGAAGTTCGGTTACGACTTCGTCAACAGCCCGAACCGCCTGGAAACGCCGCTCATCAAGGAAGACGGTGAGTTCCGCGAGGCGTCGTGGGACGAGGCACTCGATTTGGTCGTCGACCGCCTCTCGGAGATTCAGGCCGAACACGGCGACGACTCCGTCGCCGTCACCTCGTCGTCGAAGGCGACCAACGAGGAGAACTTCCTCAACCAGAAGTTCGCCCGGCAGGTACTCGGGACGCCGCACGTCGACAACTGCGCGCGGCTCTGTCACTCCTCGACGGTGTCGGGGTTGAAACAGACCGTCGGATTCGGCGCGATGACCAACCGCATCAACGAGGACATCGGGAAGACCGACTGCTATCTCATCACGGGGTCGAACACGACCGAGAGCCACCCCGTGCTGGCGACGCACATCAAGCAGAACGTTCGCGACGGCGCGGACCTGTTCGTCTTCGACCCGCGGAAGATCGGACTGGCCGAGCACGCCAGCCAGTACATCCGGACGCAGCCCGGCCAGGACATCGCGTGGCTCAACGGGATGGTCCGCCACATCATCGACGAGGACCTCCACGACCGCGAGTTCGTCGAGGAGCGCACGACCGGGTTCGAGGAGCTGAAGGAGAAAGTCGAGCCGTTCACCCCCGAGAAGGTCGAGGAGCTCGCGGGCGTTGCCCCCGAGGACCTGAAGCGCGCCGCCGAGACCATCGCGGAGGCGGACACCTGCATCTTCGGCTGGGCGATGGGGATGACCCAGCACGCCCACGGCACGCGGAACGTGCTCGCCATTGCGAACCTCGCGCTCGTCACCGGCAACCTCGGCAAGCCGCGCGCCGGTCTCTCGCCGTTCCGCGGGCAGAACAACGTTCAGGGCGGCGGCGGCGACATGGGACCTGCGCCGCACAACCTGCCGGGCTACCAGGACCTCACCGACGACGACGTGCTCGACAAGTTCGAGGACGCCTGGGGCGTGCGCCCGCCGTCGCAGGTCGGCCTCTACCTGCCCGAGCAGTACGAGGCCGTCCACGACGGGAACATCCGCGGGATGTTCGTGATGGGCGAAAACCCCGTGCTCTCGGAACCGGACATCCGCGACGCCGAGGAAGCCGTCGAGAAACTCGACTTCCTCGCCGTCCAAGACATCTTCCTCACCGAGACGGCCGAGCACGCCGACGTCGTTCTGCCGGCGGCCTCCGCCGCCGAGAAGTACGGCACCTTCACGAACACGGAGCGCCGAATCCAGATGGTCCGCCCGGCCGTCGAACCACCAGGCGAGGCGCAGACGGACATGGAGATCCTCTCGGACCTCGCCGACCGCTTCGGCTACGAGTGGGAGTACGACGGCCCGGCGGACGTGATGGACGAAATCGCGTCGCTCGTGCCCATCTACGGCGGCGTCGGCTACGACCGCCTCGAATCCTCGCCCGACGGCCTCCAGTGGCCCTGCGAGGACGCCGAGGACCCCGGGACGCCGTTTCTCTACGAGGAGCGGTTCAACTTCGAGGACGGACTGGCTCGCTTCGTCCCGGCGGACTACGCCGGCCCCGTCGAGATGCCCGACGAGGAGTTCCCCTTGATGCTCACGACCGGGCGGGTGCTCTACCACTGGCACACCGGAACGATGACCCGGCGCGTCGAGGCGCTGATGCACCACGTCCCCGAGAGCTTCGTCACCATCCACCCGAAGATGGCCGCGGACCTCGGCGTTGAGGACGGCGAGTACGTCCGCGTCGCCTCCCGCAGGGGGAGCATCGTCGTGAAGGCGAACGTCGAGGAGACCTCCGATCCCGGCGTCGTCTTCATCCCGATGCACTTCGCGCAGGGGGCGGTCAACGAACTCACGCAGGCCGAACTCGACTCGACGTCGTACATCCCCGAGTTCAAGGTGACGAGCGTCCGCATCGCGCCGCTGGGCACCGACCCCGACGAGGAGCCGTTGACCCACGAGCAACCGGACTTCGGCGCGGACGCCGACGAGGACCCAGAGCGCGCCGGCGCGGACGACTGAGGCGGCGGCCCGTTTCGCCGCCGGCGACGCCTATTCGGGCAGTCCGAGCGCCGCGAGGTCGACGTGGTCGGCGACGAGGCGCGCCGCGCGGTCGTACGGCGAGCGCGGGTCGTCGTCCGTCGTCGCCGGTCGCTCCTTCCCGGCCGACGCGAACACCGAATCCACGAACGCTCTCCTCGCGTTCCCGTTCTCGAACAGCCCGTGGAGGTACGTTCCGAGCACCTGCCCTGACGCCGCGCCGAGCGCGACCGACGCCTCGTCGCCGCGCGAAAACGGGGTTTCGACGGCGCCTGTCTCGTCGACAGCATCGGGAAGATGCGTCTCTCCGGCGTGAATCTCGTAGCCCGACACCTCGCCGTCGACGCCCGCGAGCGGCCCCGTCCCGACGACCGAGAGCGTCGACTGCTCGACGCGCTTGTCGGTCGAAAACGCGGTTTCGACCGGAAGTAAGCCGAACCCGGCCACCTCGTCGTCCGCACTCTCGCCGGCGCTCTCCACCGTGGCGTTCGTGATTCGTTCACCGAGCAGCTGGTAGCCGCCGCAGAGCCCGACGACCAGGCCGTCGAACGATCGGAGCGCGTCGTCGAAGCCGGCCTCGCGGAGCGAAAGCAGGTCGTCGACGGTGTTCTTCGTGCCGGGGAGGACGACGGCGTCGGCGTCGGTGAGATCGTCCGACGGCGGGACGTAGGCGACGCGGACGCCGGGTTCGGCCGCGAGCGGTTCGAGGTCGGTGAAGTTCGAGATACGCGGGAGTCGCGGGACGGCGACCGTGACCGCCGCATCGCCGGGGAGGCCGTCGTCGCCGCCGACGACCGTCCGTTCGCCCACGGCCGGAAGCGAGACGCTGTCCTCCTCGGGGAGTCCCGGGTCGTCGTAGGGGAGGACACCGAGCACCGGCACGCCCGTTCGCTCCTCGAAGGCGTCGAGGCCCGGGTCGAGCAGCGAGACATCGCCGCGGAACTTCGTGATGACCGCGCCGACGACGCGCTCGCGGAGGTCGTCGGGCACCAGTTCGAGCGTCCCGACGAGGCTGGCGAAGACGCCGCCGCGCTCAATGTCGGCGACGAGTAGCACGTCGGCGTCGGCCAGTCGCGCGGTCTCGACGTTCGCCAGGTCGCGGTGGTGGAGGTTTATCTCGGCGATAGAGCCCGCGCCTTCGGCCACGATCACGTCATACTTAACGGCGAGTTGGGCGTGGGCCGCCTCGGCGGCGGCGCGGGCGCGCTCCCAGTGCTCCTCGTAGTAGCTCCCGGCCGCGAAGTGGCCGACCGCCCGACCGTCGACGACGAGTTGAGATTCGCCGTCGCCGCGGGGTTTCAGCAGGACGGGGTTGTGGTCCGTCGTCGGTGCGACGCGGGCCGCGCGCGCCTGGACGTACTGGGAGACGCCGATTTCGCCGAAGGCCGTGCCGTCGTCGTTCGCGGACGGCCGCGGGACTGCGCGGGCGTTGTTGCTCATGTTCTGTGCCTTGAACGGGGCGACGGAGACGCCGCGGTCGGCGAGATGACGGCAGAGACCGGCGGCGACGGTACTCTTGCCGACGTGGGATGCGGTTCCGGCGACGAGAAGCGTTCGGACCATCGTTCGACGTCACGGTCCGACGCGCCGGCGCTTCAAGAGCGTATCCGTCGCCTCGAACCGCCGCCGGAGGTGTGACGACTGCGTTTACGCGGCTGCTCGCCCGT contains the following coding sequences:
- a CDS encoding NADH-ubiquinone oxidoreductase-F iron-sulfur binding region domain-containing protein: MTDDTEPSAVVRVCVGNATDGARATADAARASAGDARVVEVGPSGIAGDAPLVLVTEGGETTFYYDCGPDRATRVVESLEDGELESGEATVEHERESKTLPVPEIGPLTVGARRVLGRCGWVDPIDADANGEWASDVVDDDADAAMERVRDVGLLGRGRGDATPDDPVASEWDAARETAGDPVLVVNANESDRRNDTDRTLVEGDPVAVLDGALAVAELAGVDTGDIVVYLNEADALAGDRMRAAVESLADARDLDEKPQVVGGPDKYIAGEPTMALEALEGNDRLEARLRPPSPAKHGLYGRPTLIHTPRTLAQVRELLLRPETFDADDADPGTRLVTVTGDVDAPATVELSTGGSLSAVRAAVEFDGPLKMACVGGQFGGFTRTLDHAPSAPALAGAELGTEGVVELFDDSHCAVATAGGRSRFARDENCGRCVPCREGSKQLLNKLRGVYDGEFDDDGLRELTRVMRGSSTCAFGSSAARTVTTAMNQFETEFRAHADGRCPSGACEEA
- a CDS encoding AAA family ATPase; its protein translation is MVEAFAVASGKGGTGKTTSTLALGMALAAEYDVTVVDADTGMANLLFHAGLDDVEVTLHDLLVEETGTGVSEATYERFGMSVVPCGTSLAAFEAADPARLRDVVADLAADTDVLLLDSPAALGSKSAVLPIVLADRIVVVLQPTVPALSDGLKVQEYARSYGTETAGVLFNKVHDEAGIDRIVDRAGEYFGGETLATVPDSDVVRAARRAGEPLLAHAPESTPAAAYRAAADRIDVRAGDEGDVADRFRSAVVPDTP
- a CDS encoding HpcH/HpaI aldolase family protein, which encodes MTDSRTNALRETVESGGVALGVLDSLYSPDVVELCGDLGVDFVWQDLEHAGPSPWDATTLSNLLRAADATDTELLVRIPVTEPALMRKVLDAGVRNVFLSRVQSAAELRETVRAARFEYDGEPGQRGLAAPRASRWGLADDYPATEDEEIFVGVTVENQRAVDEIDEILSVPELGFVFVGPYDLSVDTGHPGEVDHEEVQARVETIRDATLDSDVALGGLGFGMDDVNDKVDQGYQILNVGSTMAGVSEMVSSRLDAFEGER
- the fdhF gene encoding formate dehydrogenase subunit alpha gives rise to the protein MSTDNPEDMSSEPSRPGPVDSAPAESLPGVPRIDDPRPSTPLTEDFVTGTANDPEVGSEGTELTTVTVDGEPIALPPGSTLLDAVEALDTESDVPALCHYDRDTEQGENVGPRSECRTCMVDTDEHGLVPSCSFPAEDGLTVRTDAAEAEEARDVNLDLVLSNHNLRCTTCGQNGRCELQDASIDNGVNEPRYGVLDDRDEYVPLDDTSSVIQIDRNKCILCNRCVEACNDVQVEGVLRMEGQGPEMRIGFQSDAETMGDSTCVSCGHCATVCPTGSLVEKGLVDATTLPLPGFTQKNSIGKVIEHEAAETADTSPSPNRRVPGEFEELDDGTDAEIAEKSGVARFMAKAKQRAQSAASRVADESVKRVEHAAESAAEESLTIGQMFDAATVVSTGRMQRVTKAETTCQYCAVGCRFELYGKDGEVLGVRPADSEAAPANDFSTCVKGKFGYDFVNSPNRLETPLIKEDGEFREASWDEALDLVVDRLSEIQAEHGDDSVAVTSSSKATNEENFLNQKFARQVLGTPHVDNCARLCHSSTVSGLKQTVGFGAMTNRINEDIGKTDCYLITGSNTTESHPVLATHIKQNVRDGADLFVFDPRKIGLAEHASQYIRTQPGQDIAWLNGMVRHIIDEDLHDREFVEERTTGFEELKEKVEPFTPEKVEELAGVAPEDLKRAAETIAEADTCIFGWAMGMTQHAHGTRNVLAIANLALVTGNLGKPRAGLSPFRGQNNVQGGGGDMGPAPHNLPGYQDLTDDDVLDKFEDAWGVRPPSQVGLYLPEQYEAVHDGNIRGMFVMGENPVLSEPDIRDAEEAVEKLDFLAVQDIFLTETAEHADVVLPAASAAEKYGTFTNTERRIQMVRPAVEPPGEAQTDMEILSDLADRFGYEWEYDGPADVMDEIASLVPIYGGVGYDRLESSPDGLQWPCEDAEDPGTPFLYEERFNFEDGLARFVPADYAGPVEMPDEEFPLMLTTGRVLYHWHTGTMTRRVEALMHHVPESFVTIHPKMAADLGVEDGEYVRVASRRGSIVVKANVEETSDPGVVFIPMHFAQGAVNELTQAELDSTSYIPEFKVTSVRIAPLGTDPDEEPLTHEQPDFGADADEDPERAGADD
- a CDS encoding cobyric acid synthase, whose product is MVRTLLVAGTASHVGKSTVAAGLCRHLADRGVSVAPFKAQNMSNNARAVPRPSANDDGTAFGEIGVSQYVQARAARVAPTTDHNPVLLKPRGDGESQLVVDGRAVGHFAAGSYYEEHWERARAAAEAAHAQLAVKYDVIVAEGAGSIAEINLHHRDLANVETARLADADVLLVADIERGGVFASLVGTLELVPDDLRERVVGAVITKFRGDVSLLDPGLDAFEERTGVPVLGVLPYDDPGLPEEDSVSLPAVGERTVVGGDDGLPGDAAVTVAVPRLPRISNFTDLEPLAAEPGVRVAYVPPSDDLTDADAVVLPGTKNTVDDLLSLREAGFDDALRSFDGLVVGLCGGYQLLGERITNATVESAGESADDEVAGFGLLPVETAFSTDKRVEQSTLSVVGTGPLAGVDGEVSGYEIHAGETHLPDAVDETGAVETPFSRGDEASVALGAASGQVLGTYLHGLFENGNARRAFVDSVFASAGKERPATTDDDPRSPYDRAARLVADHVDLAALGLPE